One window from the genome of Brettanomyces bruxellensis chromosome 2, complete sequence encodes:
- the SEC13 gene encoding GTPase-activating protein S13, whose product MVTISNAHEGLIHDAVLDYYGKRLATCSSDKTIKIFEVDGDDYKLVETLKGHEGPVWQLSWAHPKFGVVLASCSYDGKVLIWKEEKGIWKNIAEHSVHQASVNSISWAPSEYGALLLCTSSDGQCSVVEFEADGNQKTVVWRADAVGVNAGTWAPPQRDNAKEKRVVTGGCDNLVKIWRFDTQKNTYVQEEELKGHTDWVRDVAWSQCLLSKFYIASASQDRTVIIWTKDVANANATWRKQLLRSDKFPDVCWRVSWSMSGNVLAVSGGDNKVTLWKENLNGDWEQVGEVDQ is encoded by the exons ATG GTGACTATATCAAATGCACACGAAGGTCTAATCCATGATGCAGTGCTAGATTACTATGGGAAAAGGCTTGCGACGTGTTCATCAGACAAGACAATCAAGATATTCGAGGTGGATGGAGATGACTACAAGCTCGTGGAGACGTTAAAAGGGCACGAAGGACCTGTTTGGCAACTTTCTTGGGCACATCCAAAATTCGGCGTTGTTCTTGCCTCTTGTTCATATGATGGCAAAGTGCTGATTTggaaggaggaaaagggCATCTGGAAGAATATTGCCGAGCACAGCGTGCACCAGGCGTCGGTCAACAGCATATCCTGGGCTCCAAGTGAGTATGGAGCACTATTATTGTGCACATCTTCAGATGGCCAGTGTTCAGTGGTCGAATTTGAGGCTGATGGCAACCAGAAGACTGTTGTGTGGCGTGCAGACGCCGTGGGCGTGAATGCCGGAACGTGGGCTCCGCCACAGAGGGATAATGCGAAGGAAAAACGCGTTGTTACGGGTGGATGCGACAACTTAGTCAAGATTTGGAGGTTCGACACGCAGAAAAACACATATGTGCAGGAGGAGGAGCTCAAGGGGCACACGGACTGGGTGAGGGACGTGGCCTGGTCGCAGTGCTTGCTCTCGAAGTTCTATATTGCGTCTGCATCGCAGGATAGGACTGTTATTATATGGACTAAGGATGTGGCCAATGCGAATGCCACGTGGAGAAAGCAGCTCCTTAGAAGTGACAAGTTCCCAGACGTGTGCTGGAGGGTTTCGTGGTCGATGAGCGGAAATGTGTTGGCCGTTTCTGGAGGTGACAACAAGGTTACTTTATGGAAAGAGAACTTGAACGGGGACTGGGAGCAGGTTGGCGAAGTTGATCAGTGA
- a CDS encoding uncharacterized protein (CAZy:AA4), with protein MFTSRLFAKPALRCTARAGRSIRISRLASTTTKSAGSTRGSTSKAQVLKLTGLFFFGAAFGATFIAFRIAKDPPTFLFSSHSTTKTRELTPPKYGKAEPAIEELKKLLRPDQVSVSKNSLDSHSDTYFQTEHPAPGERPIAVVYPETTEQVSAIMKVCHKHRVPVVPFTGGTSLEGHFTPTRHGISMDLSRMNKILALHKDDLDVVVQPAVGWEDLGEPGPRCMHRRNGRHVVLSTNAARYGTMKENVVSLTVVLADGTVIKTKKRPRKSSAGYNLNGLFIGSEGTLGIVTEATLKLNVKPKFQDVAVISFPTIGDASTSVSQFVQSGLQLDAMELLDGNMLKFVNESGEVSMKYNESPTLMLKIGGNSKPGLDDTIKAVRKICSNNHNTDFKFAESDEEKFELWNARKTALWSTISYGQEHIGKDVQLWTTDVAVPISRLAKSLEDTKKDLAESKLTASIVGHVGDGNYHCFILFKKQDRAKAAAAVERMVTRAIQADGTVTGEHGVGIGKRDYLLQEAGPDTVAVMRRIKMALDPYRILNPDKVFPIDPTEGGLAKRK; from the exons ATGTTCACTTCAAGACTATTTGCAAAACCAGCACTCAGATGTACAGCGAGGGCCGGGAGATCGATCCGGATATCTCGGCTGGCATCCACAACGACAAAATCAGCGGGATCGACCCGTGGTTCGACGTCCAAGGCACAGGTATTGAAGTTGACGgggctttttttcttcggaGCAGCTTTTGGAGCGACATTTATCGCATTTAGAATCGCCAAGGACCCGCCCACGTTTTTGTTCTCGTCACATTCAACCACGAAGACAAGGGAGCTCACACCGCCAAAGTATGGCAAGGCGGAGCCGGCAATTgaggagttgaagaagctgTTGAGACCGGACCAGGTCAGTGTTTCGAAAAATTCTCTCGACAGCCACTCGGACACTTACTTCCAGACGGAGCACCCGGCCCCGGGCGAGCGGCCAATCGCAGTGGTGTACCCGGAGACGACGGAACAGGTCTCTGCAATCATGAAGGTGTGCCACAAGCATCGGGTGCCCGTGGTGCCGTTTACAGGCGGCACGTCTTTGGAGGGTCATTTCACGCCAACTAGACATGGCATATCAATGGATTTGTCGCGGATGAACAAAATTCTCGCGTTGCACAAGGACGATCTCGACGTGGTGGTGCAGCCAGCCGTGGGATGGGAGGACTTGGGCGA ACCCGGGCCCCGGTGCATGCATCGGCGGAATGGTCGGCACGTCGTGCTCAGCACAAATGCTGCCCGGTACGGCACCATGAAGGAGAACGTGGTGAGTTTGACGGTTGTCTTAGCGGATGGAACAGTCATCAAGACGAAGAAAAGACCAAGAAAGTCATCTGCAGGCTACAACTTGAACGGGCTCTTCATTGGCTCAGAAGGCACTTTGGGGATTGTCACAGAGGCCACGTTGAAGCTTAACGTGAAGCCGAAGTTCCAGGACGTGGCGGTGATCTCGTTTCCCACCATTGGCGACGCGTCGACGTCCGTTTCGCAGTTTGTGCAGAGCGGACTGCAGTTGGATGCCATGGAGCTTTTGGACGGCAACATGTTGAAGTTTGTCAATGAGAGTGGCGAGGTCAGCATGAAGTACAACGAGAGTCCCAcgttgatgttgaagatcGGCGGGAACTCGAAACCAGGGCTTGATGACACGATCAAGGCGGTTAGAAAGATCTGCAGCAACAACCACAACACGGATTTCAAGTTTGCCGAGTCCGACGAGGAGAAGTTCGAGCTCTGGAACGCTCGGAAAACAGCATTGTGGTCTACAATCTCGTATGGCCAGGAGCACATCGGCAAAGACGTCCAGTTGTGGACCACAGACGTCGCAGTTCCCATTTCGAGACTTGCAAAGTCGCTCGAGGACACGAAGAAGGATCTCGCGGAGTCGAAACTCACCGCGTCGATCGTCGGCCACGTCGGCGACGGAAACTACCACTGCTTCATTCTCTTCAAGAAGCAGGACAGAGCCAaagctgctgctgctgttgaGAGGATGGTTACCCGGGCAATTCAGGCCGACGGAACTGTCACAGGTGAGCATGGCGTTGGAATCGGCAAGAGGGACTATTTGTTGCAGGAGGCCGGTCCCGATACAGTTGCTGTAATGAGGCGGATCAAGATGGCTTTGGACCCATACCGGATCCTCAATCCGGACAAGGTTTTCCCGATTGACCCGACTGAGGGGGGCTTGGCCAAGAGGAAGTGA
- a CDS encoding uncharacterized protein (SECRETED:SignalP(1-20)) encodes MKTLSLVICALCICYGQTLGAEKIPEDAQNAIAIDADAGTNTTYAHWTFDKSLATLYNETEQEEARRNGNMTSPESRKLHIAFTVDYFPGYIERKRQRQYEMLSEAKKTALLSLERCADASDDMQSLECSSALGEIYLYGNLSVPQVPKKAVHYLEKATKHALGVDEEANAKISHAHYLLGFVYSTGLFGELPVEQGKALLHYNIAADEGDIRAAMCLGYRYFSGKSVKKDEGMAFYYYSRVARWSYDILRGVGREKKKKNSEEVKNEMANEEMKNEMGNEKIKNEIKNEIKNEEMKNGMKNEDSINEDTKNTINENKKKENKYINTDTDELHSKINKNINLQNAYDDWVLAPNTESFAMHLSDFSDGMYGKWASEANPKPAAMGTESGAGMYSGQQQEQQQAAAGIGYAGSGFEFFADGEDDPKMQRVSELYSRYRSYYKGGMLSRPRNYTRAFENAKECARESLELPLVRYVMGGQPAEGGPEIEVAWKCTYAVGHMLLRGEGVSQDFVRARKWLRTAWALCGRRDAAVGADLGLLYQYGLGMSETGADVVRAGKIYQAFAAGAATPAIEYQWGRLLARGGDPVAGWRLMTLAGYQGYLPALWAVVDAYESGNAPGVDAALALRYAKRFCESAEALVTDLRWAFRAITHGDNTGALMAYGQAAEEGFESAQASVAYMLYPSTAHLDTPPDVPPGRFLAAADLYGESARQGNLDSLVFLGDLHARGLRASSGNVSASPDRAVSLYREAAGKGSHQASYNLGLAYESGLGVPLDLYLAKRYYDKALRLLPDAYLPVQLALFRLRLKLWWFRFTGVSSGSSQEQEGLPRRTWHELLGLYRRLRQHQVPFSEINVGVDGALRGGEVRENLGENLGGELAANVGENLGDQLGDEDVVGKEDLIFSGIFLAFITFTIVARWRAQRRRNGENGDGDGNENGNQNPNQNPNQNPNQNPNQNPNPPAFQFNFMVIPL; translated from the coding sequence ATGAAGACATTAAGCCTCGTGATATGTGCATTGTGCATTTGTTACGGGCAGACTCTTGGTGCGGAGAAGATTCCAGAAGACGCACAGAATGCAATTGCAATTGATGCAGATGCAGGGACAAACACCACTTATGCACATTGGACATTTGACAAATCACTAGCAACACTTTATAATGAAACAGAGCAGGAAGAAGCTCGGCGAAACGGCAATATGACGTCCCCGGAGTCCCGCAAGCTTCACATTGCATTTACTGTGGACTATTTCCCAGGGTACATTGAGCGGAAGAGGCAAAGGCAGTATGAAATGTTGAGTGAGGCGAAAAAAACAGCACTTTTAAGCCTTGAGAGGTGTGCGGATGCCTCTGATGACATGCAATCCCTCGAGTGCTCGTCTGCACTCGGCGAAATATACCTATACGGGAACCTTTCTGTTCCGCAGGTGCCAAAGAAGGCGGTCCACTACCTCGAAAAAGCTACAAAACACGCTTTGGGtgttgatgaagaggcAAATGCTAAAATTTCGCATGCCCACTATCTTCTCGGCTTTGTTTACTCAACAGGGTTGTTTGGAGAGCTTCCGGTTGAGCAGGGCAAGGCTTTGTTACACTACAATATTGCAGCAGATGAGGGAGATATACGTGCAGCTATGTGTTTGGGATATCGGTACTTTAGCGGTAAGTCggtgaagaaagatgagGGAATGGCGTTTTATTACTATTCGCGTGTTGCCCGATGGAGCTATGATATTTTGCGGGGTGTGGGgagagagaagaaaaagaaaaatagtGAAGAGGTGAAGAATGAAATGGCGAATgaggagatgaagaatGAGATGGGGaatgaaaagataaagaatgAGATAAAGAATGAGATAAAGAAtgaagagatgaagaatGGAATGAAGAATGAAGATAGCATCAATGAAGATACAAAGAATACAATTAACgagaataagaagaaagaaaataaatacataaATACAGACACTGACGAATTGCattctaaaataaataaaaacatCAACCTCCAAAACGCATATGACGACTGGGTGCTCGCACCAAATACGGAAAGTTTTGCGATGCACTTGAGCGATTTTAGTGATGGCATGTACGGCAAGTGGGCAAGCGAGGCGAATCCAAAACCTGCCGCGATGGGCACAGAAAGCGGTGCAGGGATGTACAGTGGGCAACAACAAGAGCAGCAACAGGCAGCAGCAGGAATTGGATATGCAGGAAGTGGGTTTGAATTTTTCGCGGATGGCGAGGACGACCCGAAAATGCAGCGGGTCAGCGAGTTGTACAGCCGGTACCGGAGCTACTACAAGGGTGGGATGCTTTCGCGGCCGAGAAACTACACGCGGGCATTTGAAAATGCGAAGGAGTGCGCGCGGGAGAGTCTTGAGTTACCGCTAGTGCGGTACGTGATGGGTGGGCAGCCCGCGGAAGGCGGCCCGGAAATCGAGGTGGCCTGGAAATGCACCTATGCGGTGGGCCACATGCTTCTGCGCGGGGAGGGCGTGAGCCAGGACTTCGTGCGGGCACGGAAGTGGCTACGGACGGCGTGGGCGTTGTGCGGGCGGCGGGATGCAGCGGTCGGGGCCGATCTCGGCCTTCTGTACCAGTACGGGCTCGGGATGTCCGAAACCGGTGCCGACGTGGTACGGGCTGGGAAGATCTACCAGGCGTTTGCGGCCGGCGCAGCAACCCCTGCGATCGAGTACCAGTGGGGGCGGCTTTTAGCACGGGGCGGCGACCCTGTGGCGGGCTGGCGCCTCATGACGCTCGCCGGCTACCAGGGGTACCTCCCTGCGCTATGGGCCGTGGTGGATGCGTACGAATCGGGCAATGCGCCAGGGGTAGATGCGGCGCTGGCCCTCCGCTACGCGAAGCGGTTCTGTGAGTCGGCGGAGGCGCTCGTGACGGACCTGCGCTGGGCGTTCCGCGCAATCACGCACGGCGACAACACGGGTGCGCTGATGGCGTACGGGCAAGCGGCCGAGGAGGGATTCGAGAGCGCGCAGGCCTCCGTCGCGTACATGCTGTACCCATCGACGGCGCACCTCGACACGCCGCCCGATGTGCCCCCGGGCCGGTTCCTGGCGGCTGCGGATCTCTACGGGGAGTCTGCGCGCCAGGGTAACCTGGACTCGCTGGTTTTCCTCGGCGACCTGCACGCCCGCGGCCTGCGCGCCTCGTCGGGCAACGTTTCCGCTAGCCCGGACCGCGCAGTCAGCCTCTACCGGGAGGCCGCCGGAAAGGGATCGCACCAGGCCTCGTACAATCTCGGGCTCGCATACGAGTCCGGACTCGGAGTTCCCCTCGACTTGTACCTCGCCAAGAGATATTACGACAAGGCACTCCGTCTTTTGCCCGATGCGTACCTCCCCGTGCAGCTGGCCCTTTTCCGACTTCGGCTTAAGCTGTGGTGGTTCCGGTTCACGGGTGTCAGCTCGGGCTCCTCGCAGGAGCAGGAGGGCCTCCCGCGGCGCACCTGGCACGAGCTGCTGGGCTTGTACCGACGGCTCCGGCAGCACCAGGTGCCCTTTTCCGAAATAAACGTGGGGGTCGACGGGGCTCTGCGGGGAGGCGAGGTGCGAGAAAATCTCGGTGAGAATTTGGGGGGCGAGTTGGCCGCGAACGTGGGCGAAAATTTGGGTGACCAGCTGGGGGATGAGGACGTTGTTGGAAAAGAGGATCTTATATTTTcaggaatttttttggccTTCATCACGTTTACTATAGTTGCTCGCTGGAGGGCACAGAGGCGGAGAAATGGGGAAAATGGAGATGGAGATGGGAACGAAAATGGAAACCAAAATCCTAACCAAAATCCTAACCAAAATCCTAACCAAAATCCTAACCAAAATCCTAACCCCCCTGCTTTCCAATTCAACTTCATGGTCATCCCCTTGTAG
- a CDS encoding uncharacterized protein (BUSCO:EOG0926142Y), protein MVEPRPEVKSASNNSKAKSDSSQDKKSEDVPRDVRLLRLIFATQGIQNYEDHVPLQLMDFAYRYTSEILKDAVIYNDHAHPNISNAGNAGVHHTQLSNEDVRLAIAARTNYQFQPVPPKKMLMKLAAERNQKPLPPVMPMWGIRLPPEKYCLTAKDWRLDEEDSDSGDTKRQRKGESINFRMTSVTQGSIPEVVEKTIGESLEQRTAILGNISDLGPPDMVHLAKMVSNSSTKKPTTGTFFYYTGTDVSNSATIAALLHSIADIIDEKPQLWFGKHKSWKVCEATYCTYDAFSEIDARVKVNFPGGVELRVLDSEGNEIASTDRLWLEIYVCAIVRALITADNDSSDFSSVVEIRKVNPLLTKDQTKLFFEGFEKLFFEGTKLGCSEKLQVATNGNNNLVDAFLACVGLTGEFDEAIAIIQRLRSIDPSIGFLEAKINLMADEEVRAVKIMHDIVDANPLDGEALSLQAEFCIEKKRLDLALPLATKAMNSAPWYFKPWSLLVKTYIRTGEYEKALLTLNSCPMVTHKDKYILKRINNPKPEDMHLPLPVDVTLDKVSTLNSVDVAIEHNRVDPTLMGLPAASLKSTFAEAYNLLTEIVHKTGWEMLLKYRTHVFVMEGEFKGAKGEEKTDKPDGVEGIKKIDKLNSSTENYKRKALPETPESPQSEKSEKSDYKNKQLCERWLDNLFMLLYDDLRVYTMYKAEKMHFEAQKVEMKKTTLEWELTGLVAQRLGHKEEAASCFKRGLDTRFSPRCTSQLLKYYLEHHSSVEHASKNEPANDLHDKILELTVNLLVWNHRWYCGFSPELILSLKDLVNEVGRVKIESEVKVQFDDKNTGIYDLVLDNLSFLDTYGLIEKEE, encoded by the exons ATGGTTGAACCGCGACCTGAAGTCAAAAGTGCCAGCAACAATTCTAAAGCTAAATCGGATTCAAGTCAAGATAAGAAATCCGAAGATGTGCCTAGAGATGTGCGACTTTTGCGACTCATATTTGCAACACAGGGAATCCAGAATTATGAAGATCACGTCCCACTCCAGCTGATGGATTTTGCCTATAGATACACATCAGAAATACTTAAAGATGCAGTTATATATAATGACCATGCACATCCCAATATTTCAAACGCAGGAAATGCGGGAGTTCATCACACACAGCTGAGTAACGAAGATGTGCGGCTAGCTATAGCAGCAAGAACAAATTACCAATTCCAGCCTGTTCCTCCTaagaaaatgttgatgaagctagcagcagaaagaaatcaaaagcCTCTTCCTCCGGTAATGCCTATGTGGGGTATTCGCCTTCCCCCAGAGAAGTATTGTCTAACTGCTAAGGACTGGAGGcttgatgaggaagattCTGATTCAGGC GACACTAAACGCCAGAGAAAAGGTG AATCAATTAACTTCAGAATGACGAGTGTTACGCAAGGTTCGATTCCCGA AGTTGTGGAAAAAACAATTGGGGAGTCGCTTGAGCAGAGAACAGCCATTCTGGGAAATATCTCCGACTTGGGGCCTCCGGATATGGTGCATTTGGCGAAAATGGTGTCTAATTCGTCGACAAAGAAACCAACCACTGGAACTTTCTTCTATTACACGGGTACGGATGTATCAAACTCAGCCACCATCGCAGCACTATTACACTCAATTGCAGATATAATTGATGAGAAGCCGCAGCTATGGTTTGGTAAGCACAAATCCTGGAAAGTCTGTGAAGCTACATACTGCACGTACGATGCATTTTCAGAAATTGATGCTCGTGTAAAGGTGAATTTCCCAGGAGGTGTTGAACTTAGAGTTTTAGACAGTGAGGGAAACGAGATAGCCTCAACGGACAGGTTATGGCTAGAAATATACGTTTGTGCGATTGTGCGGGCTTTGATAACGGCTGATAATGATTCATCTGACTTCAGTTCTGTAGTTGAGATCCGAAAAGTGAACCCATTGCTCACAAAGGATCAAACGAAGTTGTTTTTTGAAGGTTTTGAAAAGCTGTTCTTTGAAGGAACAAAGCTTGGGTGCTCAGAAAAGCTTCAGGTTGCCacaaatggaaataataACTTGGTGGATGCATTTTTGGCATGTGTAGGACTCACTGGAGAGTTTGATGAGGCAATTGCAATAATCCAGCGTCTTCGGAGCATAGACCCGTCGATCGGCTTTCTCGAGGCAAAGATCAATCTTATGGCGGATGAGGAAGTGCGGGCAGTTAAGATAATGCACGATATAGTAGATGCAAATCCGTTGGATGGGGAAGCACTTTCTTTACAGGCTGAGTTTTGCatcgagaagaaaagacttGATTTGGCTCTTCCACTTGCAACAAAAGCCATGAACTCTGCCCCATGGTACTTTAAGCCATGGTCGTTACTTGTGAAGACTTATATAAGGACTGGGGAGTACGAAAAAGCGTTGTTGACACTTAATTCATGTCCTATGGTGACACACAAAGACAAATACATCCTCAAGAGAATCAACAATCCAAAGCCTGAGGACATGCACCTACCTTTACCTGTGGATGTGACACTTGACAAAGTTTCCACATTGAACTCTGTAGATGTTGCAATTGAGCACAACAGGGTTGATCCAACGCTCATGGGTCTTCCTGCAGCCAGTCTTAAATCAACATTTGCTGAGGCATACAATCTTTTGACGGAGATAGTGCACAAAACTGGCTGGGAGATGCTTCTCAAGTACAGAACACACGTTTTTGTGATGGAAGGAGAATTTAAGGGTGCAAAAGGTGAGGAAAAGACAGATAAGCCGGATGGAGTAGAGGGcatcaagaaaattgatAAGTTGAACAGCTCAACAGAAAACTACAAACGTAAGGCGCTTCCAGAGACACCGGAGTCGCCACAATCGGAAAAATCGGAAAAATCAGATTATAAAAACAAGCAGCTCTGTGAGAGGTGGTTGGACAATTTGTTCATGCTTCTATACGATGATTTACGGGTTTACACGATGTACAAGGCGGAAAAAATGCACTTTGAGGCGcaaaaagtggaaatgaagaaaacaacgTTGGAGTGGGAGCTAACTGGACTTGTTGCTCAGAGATTGGGCcacaaagaagaagctgcAAGTTGTTTTAAGAGAGGACTCGATACCAGATTTTCTCCAAGATGCACATCGCAACTTTTGAAGTACTATCTGGAGCATCACAGCAGTGTGGAGCATGCTAGCAAGAATGAGCCTGCTAACGATCTTCACGATAAGATTCTTGAGCTTACTGTTAACCTACTTGTGTGGAATCACAGGTGGTACTGTGGTTTTTCACCTGAGCTAATTCTGTCATTGAAAGATCTTGTGAATGAAGTTGGCCGAGTGAAGATTGAGAGTGAGGTGAAGGTCCAGTTTGATGATAAGAATACTGGTATATACGACTTGGTTTTGGACAACCTAAGCTTTTTGGACACCTACGGCctgattgaaaaagaagagtga